The DNA sequence CCGCCACTCACGCAGCCGATTCCTTCATTTCGGAGTGGGAGTGGCTCGGTGGTCAATTTAACCTTTCAGGCGGCGACCGATTCCCCGGTGGGAGCGACAAGTGCACTGGTCATCTCCAAATTGTCGGCTGCGGATGCAGCATCGGGTGCCGTCAGCATTGTTGCCCAGAACGGAACTCTCTCGTTCGGACCTCCCGGGCGAGTGATTAGCCTTCCTTCCGTCGAGGGAGCCCCGGGAGCGACGGTATCAGTTCCCATCTATCTTTCCGAGGGAGCGAGAATCTCAGCCCTGCAGACGATTATTCGTTACGATCCCGACCTGCTTGCGCCGGTGTCGAACAATCCGGTAACACTGGGAGCGCTCGTTCCTCCGCGATTTTCGCTGGTTGCGAACACCACTGTTCGTGGACAGGTGACGCTGGTCATCGCTCCCCCGATCTCATCCCCCCTTCCGACATTCTTTTCGGGAGGCGGAACAGTGGCGACGATCTCCTTTCGCGTTGCCACCGAAGCCGGAGAGGGAGCCATCTCCGATCTTTCGTTGACAAGCTCCGCCTCCGATAGTCAGGGCAATGCCATCGCGATTGGCGCGCAAAACGGCGTTTTCACCGTGTTGAGCGTCCGGCGGGGCGATGTGAATCGTGACGGAACAATTAACTCGCAGGACATCGTGCGGCTGATCCTTCATCTGAGCGGTCAGCAACCGCTGACCGGTCAGGCTCTCACGAGCGCGGACATGAACGATGACGGACAAATCACGCCACAAGACCTTGTTCTGCTGATCCGCCTTCTGGCGGGAATTCAGTGAAGCACGAGCGACATTTTCCTTACCGCGAAGGGCCGTTGCCAGGAGCAGGATGAAACAGCGGTGATGCGAAAAACAATGAGGAGGTCTCTCATCATGAGGAAACTGCTTGTGCAAGTTTTGCTTGCTTTGCTGGTCGCCCCAGGGACTAGTTTCGGCCTCTCCGGACACTCTCAGGGACGAATGCCGAGTACCTTCCCGGTGAATGTCCAAGCCGAGGTTGTCGGTGTGACGCCGCTTTCCCCTGGCGCGGTTCGGGTGAAGCGCCTCAATGCGCTCACGCCGCGGGTGAACGGTTTGACGGAGCGCCAGCGCACAACCCTCCGTGAGGTGGCGCTCACAACTGGCGATCTTCAACTGGCTGTGGACGAGCGCAAAGGCACGCCGTTCTTCCTGGTGGGAACGTTCCCGGTGCGTCCGAGGCATTCCGGACGATTCCCTCTGGCAGCCGATGTCGTCGCTCGGTTGCCTCGCCGGTCACAGCGTCTTCTGGGGATGGCAGAGACGTTTCTGGTGGATTTCAGAGACCTGTTTCAGCTCGATGACCCGGCTCGAGAACTGCGACTCATTGACTACCGCCAGGATTCGGTGGGGTTCGTTCACCTCAAGTTTCAGCAGGTCTACCAGGGCATCCCCGTGTGGGGAAGTCAGCTCATCGTTCATCTGAGGGGAGAGGATGAGATCTATGCCGTCACCGGGCGATATGAGCCGACTCCTCGATCCGTTCGTACGGTGGAATCGAAAGTGTCGTCGGCGGAGGCGCTCAACCGAGCCGTGCAGGACCTCGCACGCCGTAGGCCGATCCATTCATTTACCTCCGAGATGGCGCGGCTGCTCGGTTATCCGGGGCCGAGCGTGGAGAAGGTGATCTTTCCCGACCGCCAGACGGGGCGACCGCACCTGGCATGGATGATCACGATCCGTCCGAATTTTCGAGATCACTGGCACTACTTTGTGGACGCGCTCTCCGGCGAGATCCTCTTTCGTTACAATGCCACCACTTTCGATGGGCCGGCGACGGCGCAAGCTACAGACCTCAACGGGCGGACGCAAACGATCAACGTCTATCAGGTCGGAGCCACATACTACCTGATAGATGCCTCGCGCCCGATGTTCAATCCGCAGCAATCGCAGCTTCCCTCGAACCCGGTGGGAGCCATCTGGACGATTGATGCCCGCAATCAGGATTTGAAGAGGGAGACAACGTTCTTTCAGGTCACCTCGCCGAATAATACCTGGACGGACCGCGCCGCCGTTTCCGCGCATTTCAATGGGGGTGTCGTTTTCGAGTATTTCCGGAGCACCCACGGACGGAATGCGATTGATGACAAGGGCAGCACGATCATCTCGATCATCCATGTGACGGAAAACAGTAGGCCGATGGACAATGCCTTCTGGAACGGTCGGGTCATGGCCTACGGGGATGGGGATCGCGATTTTAAGCCGTTGGCCGGGGCGCTCGATGTTGCGGCCCATGAGATGACACACGGAGTGACTCAGTATACGGCCAACCTTGTCTATCTCAGTCAATCCGGGGCTCTCGACGAGTCTATGGCGGATGTCTTCGGCGTGATGGTGGATCGCGATGACCTGAAGTTGGGCGAGGATGTTGTTAAAACGGAGGTGTTCGTCACGGGAGCATTGCGCGATCTGGAGAATCCGAACCAGGGACTTCAGCGCGGCCAGCCCGGATGGCAACCGGCAAGTATGAGCGAGTATGTCCAGCTCCCTGAGGATGAGGACCATGATAACGGTGGAGTTCATGTCAATAGCGGTATTCCCAATCGGGCAGCAGCCCTCATTATCAAGGCACTCGGTCGAGAGAAAACCGAGCGGATTTACTATCGCGCCCTGACGACCTATCTGACGAGCCGGGCACAATTTTCCGATGCGCGACTGGCCGTTGCTCAGGCCGCGAGCGATCTCTTCGGTCAGCAAAGCGCCGAGGTCACCGCCGTTAATCAGGCCTTTGATGCCGTCGGCATCGGCAGCCAGATGACGCCGCCTCCGCCGCCTCCGCCTATGGCGAGCGGGACTCAGTTTATCGCCTTTGTGCAGCAGGATTACACGATTGGGTTGGTCTCTCCCGATGGTTCCATGAGTATCTCCACTAACTCGAGCGAAGTTCGACACAGCTTCGATGGCGGAGATATTGCCAGGCTCTCGGTCCCCCTTAACGGGCGCACTATCTGGTTCACTGCCGATGATGGTCAGATTCACTTCCTCGACCTTTCGACAATGAACGCCATCGAGGAGTACTACATCGAAGGTGGAATCCGACGTGAAGGCGACATTGTCAATGTGGCCGTTCGCCCGGATACGACGTTCTCCGCGAGGGACCAGTCACTCTCAGGAGCGATAGCAATCACAATCGGGACGGCGCTCGCGCCCGATCCAAACGTCTATGTGTACGATTTCACGGCACGGACGCTGACTGAAATCCGGCTTCGTGTTCCGACCACCGGGCAGGGGGTGGATAGCGAGACGATTGCCTACGCCGATGTCCTCGATTGGTTCGCCGACGGGAAGGTACTCATTTACGATGCCTTCAATCAGGTGCAGCAGGCATCGGGCCCGCCTCTCCAGTACTGGAGCTTTAATCTGCTCCGGCTGGAGACAAAAGACAATCTACCGGCGCTGCCGCCTCAACCACAAGGGATTTCGGTGGGTAATCCACAGTTTGCCTCGACGACGCCTCTCGTGGTGGCTTACAACGAAGTGGAGGATCGCACGGGTACGATTCGCCTGAAGGTGATAGATTACAGCAAGTCCGAGATCATCACCCTCGTGGACCCTGGGCAAGCGAATTTCGGCGCGTGGCGTCCGACGTTCTCCCCCGATGATCGAAAGATAGCCTTCGTCAACATCACCAACGTCAGCGACACGCCTCTTTTCGGTCAGTTGCTCGTGGGCGATCTGACCACGGGGAATGTGATCGGGTTACCTGTCTTCGCAGCGAATCCGGAGTGGTTCGCTCGAAGTCCCTAGAGGTTCGGTGCATGGAGCGCGAGCTGTCGCGCGGACGCCAAGGCGTGAAACCGGGAACATCGGGGTCGCATTTTCCTCGGCGGAAAAGGAAGGGTGGTGACTCAAGAGCGTTTCCTGATAGCTAACGCCGATGGCCTCCGGCTGGCGAGGGCAACTTGCGCGCCACAGGCTATACGCAGCGAGGATAGAAAAGAGCGGATTTCACCTGACTTGGTCGTTCTCTTGAGATTCAGGGAGTGGCGCCCCGAGCGGGACTCGAACCCACAGCCTACGGCTTAGAAGGCCGTTGCTCTTTCCTGTTGAGCTATCGGGGCGCTCCGATTTTCCAACAGGACGCGAGCATAGCACGGTCAAACGGGAGATGTCCAGAATGCCGGGGCGATCACACACAAAGATGTACGGCACCATGACGGAAATATTCTCTGCCTGCGCGTGCAGGCAGCAGGGTGGCCCGTTATCCCCCGCCTGGCTTTCGGCTGGAGGCGCAGCTGACACGGAGACGTGGCGCCGCCTGGCGTTGACCCGGTTGGGCGTTTTCGTTATCTTGGTGCTGTGAGCGAATCGGGAGTTACGGCGATCATACCGGCACGGTATGCTTCCAGCAGGTTGCCCGGAAAGCCTCTCCTCGAAATTGACGGGCGCCCGATGATCGCGTGGGTTTACGAGCGAACACGACAGGCTCGACGCGTGGAGAGGGTGATCGTGGCCACCGACGACGAGCGCATCGCCGAGGCGGTTCGGAGCCTCGGGGGAGAAGCGCGGCTGACATCTCCGCAGCATCGCAGTGGAACGGACCGCGTGGCCGAGGTCGCCTCCATGCTCGACGCTGATGTGATCGTCAACGTTCAAGGGGATGAGCCGCTGATCGAACCGACGACGATTGATGCAGCAATTGAACCGCTTCTTGGGGATCCGACTCTGGAGATGACCACGACGAGCGAGCCTATTACAAGCGTAACCGATGTCCTCGATCCGAATGTGGTGAAAGTGGTGACCGATGGCGCGGGGTTTGCTCTTTATTTCTCGCGCCAGCCGGTTCCCTTTCCTCGTGAGGCGGTGCGACAGGCGGGCTCCCTCAGAGAGGCGCTGGAGCGAAATCCCTCGTTGCTCGGGCTTTTCCGCAAGCATTCGGGGCTTTATGTCTATCGCCGATCCCGCTTGCTGGAACTCGCCCGCTGGCCGCCAACGCCGCTGGAAGAGGCCGAACAGCTCGAACAACTGCGGGCGCTCGAACGTGGAATTCGTATCAAGGTCGTCGAGGTCTCCCACCGTTCTCTCGCTGTTGATACGGCGGAGGATCTGGAACGAGTGAGAGCGCTCGTGGCTCGCGACCAAGCGCCTTCTTTAGAACACTCTGTGCCCTGATGCCAATCGAATGTCTTCTTTGCGGAGGTGAACGATGGCCAAGTACATCTTCGTAACCGGTGGAGTTGTTTCCAGTTTGGGCAAGGGAATTGCTGCCGCCTCGATTGGCCAGTTGCTCGAGTCGCGCGGCCTGCGCGTCACCCTGCTCAAGTTCGATCCCTACATCAATGTTGATCCGGGGACAATGTCCCCGTTCCAGCACGGGGAGGTCTACGTCACGGATGACGGAGCCGAGACCGATCTCGATCTGGGCCATTACGAACGGTTCACTTCAGCCCGCATGACGCAGGCAAATAACTGGACGACCGGACGAATCTATCTCTCGGTGATCGAGAAGGAGCGTCGCGGCGACTTCCTGGGAAAGACGGTCCAGGTGATCCCTCACATCACCGACGAGATCAAAGCGGCCGTGAAGAACGTCTCGTCCGGTGTGGATGTCGTGATCGTCGAGATCGGAGGGACTGTTGGCGATATTGAATCGCAGCCGTTTCTGGAGGCCATCCGTCAGCTCGGGAACGAAGTCGGTCGCTCCAATGCCATCTTCGTACATCTGACGCTGGTCCCCTTCATACCCACCGCCGGAGAGCTGAAGACCAAGCCGACACAGCATTCGGTCAAGGAACTGCGGGCGATCGGCATCCAGCCCGATATTCTGCTCTGCCGCACGAATAAGCCGTTGCCGCCCGATGTCAAATCCAAGATCGCCCTCTTCTGCAATGTGTCGGAAGAAGCCGTCATCGCGGCTTTGGATGTCGAGACGATTTACGAAGTCCCGCTGGAATTTGCCCGGCAAGGGCTCGATGACCTCATCGTGAAGATGCTCCACCTCCCGGCCGGGGAGAGGGATTTGCGTCACTGGACGAAGCTCGTGGAAACGATCAAGCATCCCGGTGGCAGTGTGACCATCGGGATCGTCGGCAAATACGTTCAGTTGGAAGACTCCTACAAAAGCCTGCGCGAAGCCCTCACGCATGGGGGGATCGCCAACCATCTCAAGGTCATCATTCGGTGGATCGAAGCCGAGAGTCTCATGACGGACGACCGCTGGGAGGAGAAACTTCACGACGTGGATGCCATCCTGGTTCCCGGAGGGTTCGGTAAACGCGGCATTGCCGGGATGATTCGGGCGATCTCTTATGCCCGGCGGACGAAGACGCCCTTTTTCGGTATCTGTCTGGGTATGCAGTGCGCTTGTATCGAATATGCACGCAATGTCTGCGGGCTGGAGGATGCTGATAGCACCGAGTTCAATCCGGCGACACCGCATCGCATCATCTACAAGCTGCGGGATCTGCTGGGCGTCGAACAGATGGGGGGCACCATGCGGCTCGGTGCCTACCCCTGTCGGTTGCTACCCGGGAGCCTGGCGCACAGGATCTACGGCAAAGAATTGATCTCTGAGCGCCACCGCCATCGGTATGAGTTTAACCCCGAATATGAAGACCTGCTGGCCAGTTATGGCCTCGTCTTCTCGGGAAAGTCGCCCGATGGAAAATTCGTTGAGATTATCGAACTTCCAGACCACCCCTGGTTCCTCGGCTGTCAATTTCACCCCGAGTACACCTCCCGGCCGCTCGACCCTCATCCGCTCTTTGTCAGCTTCATTCGCGCGGCCTATGAGCATCGGCTGTACGCTGAGGCGGGCAAGCCCGAGGAGGAGCGAGAACGGATTGAAAGCGAATTGATCGAGCTGCGGAAATCTCCTTCGCTGGCCGTGCATTCAGAGACAAGCACGGTCGAGTTTGAGGACCCTCCCCGTCTCACCTGAGATTCGCTCCGTGCGCAGGGTCGTTTACCGGCGGATGTTTCAGCCCCGGTTTTTTCGCTTCTCCCTCCAGACGCTGCGAGGAGCTACCCGGTCGCTCCTCTCAGGGAGCGACCGACAGAATTCTCTGAATCACCTGAGGGTCGTCGGGCAGAAGCTTCGACCGAGGAAGCCGCGGCACAAGTGTGGCCCAGTTGCGGTCGGCGGCAAAGACCTTCTTGAACAGAGGCAACGCTTCGTCCACCCGCTTGGCATTCACCAGCGTGACGGCGTGCCAGAAGATCATCTCCACATTGTCCGGGACGAGGGCTTCGGCGGTGGCGTACTCTCGAAGCGCTCCCTCGATGTCCTGTCGGGCGAAATACTCATCACCTTTATTCATGTGATCGTAGGCGCGTTTGAGTCGCACGAGTCGCTTGAGTTCGGCGACCGGATGTGGGTGATCCTCCACGCGCAAGTCAAAAAGGCGATCTTCCCAGGGACGACCCGTCGGTTTACCGCTGACGACGATCAGTGCTGCCGATTGGCGGCCCCGAATATCTCCCCCTTCGCTCTCGGCGGCTTCGAGAGCAGCCAGCAATCGGTCAGCGAGATCCCCGCGCGTCGTCTCGAAGGCGCGGGCCATAGCGTCCCAAACGGTGTTTTTCAGCATCAGATTGGCCTGAACCGAATACTGGTTTCCCACTCTGTGCCCGGCTTCGCCGATGCAAAGTTGACCCGTATGGGCGGCGACGCGGCCTTGCGCATCAACCATGGCTACCTGCCGATACTCGGCCTGGGGATCAGCAGCCAGCAAGGCTTTCAACGCGTCGGGGGCGCTTTTGCCCGCCCGCATCAACTCCAGTCCGAGCGGTCCGTAAGAGATTTCCACGATGGACTGCGTCGCCACCGCTCCCACGCCCGCTTCGGCCCAGGGGACAATCGGACCAACCGAAAACCAGTGCGACTGAACCGCTACGCCCAACTGTCCCGTTTCAGGATCGCGGGCAACAATCGAATACGTATGAACGGGTCGAACGGCTGGCTTTCCCTCGCTGTGCTGTGCCCGAGCTACACCCAAGGTCAAACACAGGATGACTCCCAGCGTCAGAAGCACATACCTCATAGGTATCTCCTCCGAAAAATCTCCGGGAGCACGCGCTCCGGCAGGCTTGTTGGGGAAACACCTGGTCCGAGAGAAGCGACTGCTCCCGGATCTTCATCCTTGAGCGGTTCGCCATTTTCATTGTTTCTGGCCCATGTGAGGGTCCAGCACTGAGTGTTTCGGAAATTCGCCGCACAAACACACGGAATGGCACGGGTCGCGGAATTGACCTCTGCGCATTTCGTCGCTCGAAGGTTTCGATGTCTCACTTGATGGCCACTCCTGCGATATGCGGTCCGGCAATAGGGATCGGGACGTGAAATGAAGTGTAATCGAGAGAAGAGAATCCCGCTGTTTCCAGGGCCCGCCACAGTTCCCGGTTGGGTTTGCAGCCGTCAGCCAGAAATGACCAGACCGGGCAGACGAGGTCCTGTAGCCGGCGCGTTCGTGTTCCTATCGGAGCCGCCATATGCTCGATGAAGACATATCGTCCACCGGGTTTGAGAATGCGTCGGATCTCCTGGAGCGTTCCTTCGACATCGGCGACCGTACACAGCACGAGCGTGGTGACGACAGCATCAGCGCTCCCCGTGGGAAGAGAAAGCTCGGGAGCCTGTTCCACACGAATGTCAAGGGGTAAGCCCAGGTGCTCCCCCTTGCTCCTCAGATACGGAACCATGTAGGGGTTCGGTTCGATTCCCACCCAGCGAACCCCCTTGGGGTAATGCGCGAGGTTGACCCCCGTGCCCGGTCCAATTTCAACAACGAGTCCGGAAAGCGGCGAGAAAAGAGCCTCTTTATAGCCGGTATAGTGACGGTGAAGAACCGGGCTTCCGTGAGCCATCAACCAGGCATGAAACCGTTTGCGCCATCGGTCCGACGCGCCTTTTTGCTGGTACCGAGTCATCGGTGTAATTCAGGGTCGTGCGAAGCGGCTTTTTCCCCAGTATGCGAGGACAGTTCCACCGACAAGTCCCACCACATATCCGTAAGGAAGAGCGGCTGCGGCAAGTCCGATGAGGAGCGCTAGGGTGAAATCGGCCCTCGACTGGGCTATATCAGTCAAAAGCCGCATGAGGGCTAATGCCTCGAACAGAAGAATGATGCCCAGAATCGGCTTGGGAAAAAGCTCGATGATC is a window from the Blastocatellia bacterium genome containing:
- a CDS encoding cohesin domain-containing protein; translated protein: PPLTQPIPSFRSGSGSVVNLTFQAATDSPVGATSALVISKLSAADAASGAVSIVAQNGTLSFGPPGRVISLPSVEGAPGATVSVPIYLSEGARISALQTIIRYDPDLLAPVSNNPVTLGALVPPRFSLVANTTVRGQVTLVIAPPISSPLPTFFSGGGTVATISFRVATEAGEGAISDLSLTSSASDSQGNAIAIGAQNGVFTVLSVRRGDVNRDGTINSQDIVRLILHLSGQQPLTGQALTSADMNDDGQITPQDLVLLIRLLAGIQ
- a CDS encoding M4 family metallopeptidase; the encoded protein is MRKLLVQVLLALLVAPGTSFGLSGHSQGRMPSTFPVNVQAEVVGVTPLSPGAVRVKRLNALTPRVNGLTERQRTTLREVALTTGDLQLAVDERKGTPFFLVGTFPVRPRHSGRFPLAADVVARLPRRSQRLLGMAETFLVDFRDLFQLDDPARELRLIDYRQDSVGFVHLKFQQVYQGIPVWGSQLIVHLRGEDEIYAVTGRYEPTPRSVRTVESKVSSAEALNRAVQDLARRRPIHSFTSEMARLLGYPGPSVEKVIFPDRQTGRPHLAWMITIRPNFRDHWHYFVDALSGEILFRYNATTFDGPATAQATDLNGRTQTINVYQVGATYYLIDASRPMFNPQQSQLPSNPVGAIWTIDARNQDLKRETTFFQVTSPNNTWTDRAAVSAHFNGGVVFEYFRSTHGRNAIDDKGSTIISIIHVTENSRPMDNAFWNGRVMAYGDGDRDFKPLAGALDVAAHEMTHGVTQYTANLVYLSQSGALDESMADVFGVMVDRDDLKLGEDVVKTEVFVTGALRDLENPNQGLQRGQPGWQPASMSEYVQLPEDEDHDNGGVHVNSGIPNRAAALIIKALGREKTERIYYRALTTYLTSRAQFSDARLAVAQAASDLFGQQSAEVTAVNQAFDAVGIGSQMTPPPPPPPMASGTQFIAFVQQDYTIGLVSPDGSMSISTNSSEVRHSFDGGDIARLSVPLNGRTIWFTADDGQIHFLDLSTMNAIEEYYIEGGIRREGDIVNVAVRPDTTFSARDQSLSGAIAITIGTALAPDPNVYVYDFTARTLTEIRLRVPTTGQGVDSETIAYADVLDWFADGKVLIYDAFNQVQQASGPPLQYWSFNLLRLETKDNLPALPPQPQGISVGNPQFASTTPLVVAYNEVEDRTGTIRLKVIDYSKSEIITLVDPGQANFGAWRPTFSPDDRKIAFVNITNVSDTPLFGQLLVGDLTTGNVIGLPVFAANPEWFARSP
- the kdsB gene encoding 3-deoxy-manno-octulosonate cytidylyltransferase; translated protein: MSESGVTAIIPARYASSRLPGKPLLEIDGRPMIAWVYERTRQARRVERVIVATDDERIAEAVRSLGGEARLTSPQHRSGTDRVAEVASMLDADVIVNVQGDEPLIEPTTIDAAIEPLLGDPTLEMTTTSEPITSVTDVLDPNVVKVVTDGAGFALYFSRQPVPFPREAVRQAGSLREALERNPSLLGLFRKHSGLYVYRRSRLLELARWPPTPLEEAEQLEQLRALERGIRIKVVEVSHRSLAVDTAEDLERVRALVARDQAPSLEHSVP
- a CDS encoding CTP synthase; its protein translation is MAKYIFVTGGVVSSLGKGIAAASIGQLLESRGLRVTLLKFDPYINVDPGTMSPFQHGEVYVTDDGAETDLDLGHYERFTSARMTQANNWTTGRIYLSVIEKERRGDFLGKTVQVIPHITDEIKAAVKNVSSGVDVVIVEIGGTVGDIESQPFLEAIRQLGNEVGRSNAIFVHLTLVPFIPTAGELKTKPTQHSVKELRAIGIQPDILLCRTNKPLPPDVKSKIALFCNVSEEAVIAALDVETIYEVPLEFARQGLDDLIVKMLHLPAGERDLRHWTKLVETIKHPGGSVTIGIVGKYVQLEDSYKSLREALTHGGIANHLKVIIRWIEAESLMTDDRWEEKLHDVDAILVPGGFGKRGIAGMIRAISYARRTKTPFFGICLGMQCACIEYARNVCGLEDADSTEFNPATPHRIIYKLRDLLGVEQMGGTMRLGAYPCRLLPGSLAHRIYGKELISERHRHRYEFNPEYEDLLASYGLVFSGKSPDGKFVEIIELPDHPWFLGCQFHPEYTSRPLDPHPLFVSFIRAAYEHRLYAEAGKPEEERERIESELIELRKSPSLAVHSETSTVEFEDPPRLT
- a CDS encoding DUF1028 domain-containing protein — translated: MRYVLLTLGVILCLTLGVARAQHSEGKPAVRPVHTYSIVARDPETGQLGVAVQSHWFSVGPIVPWAEAGVGAVATQSIVEISYGPLGLELMRAGKSAPDALKALLAADPQAEYRQVAMVDAQGRVAAHTGQLCIGEAGHRVGNQYSVQANLMLKNTVWDAMARAFETTRGDLADRLLAALEAAESEGGDIRGRQSAALIVVSGKPTGRPWEDRLFDLRVEDHPHPVAELKRLVRLKRAYDHMNKGDEYFARQDIEGALREYATAEALVPDNVEMIFWHAVTLVNAKRVDEALPLFKKVFAADRNWATLVPRLPRSKLLPDDPQVIQRILSVAP
- a CDS encoding class I SAM-dependent methyltransferase; this encodes MTRYQQKGASDRWRKRFHAWLMAHGSPVLHRHYTGYKEALFSPLSGLVVEIGPGTGVNLAHYPKGVRWVGIEPNPYMVPYLRSKGEHLGLPLDIRVEQAPELSLPTGSADAVVTTLVLCTVADVEGTLQEIRRILKPGGRYVFIEHMAAPIGTRTRRLQDLVCPVWSFLADGCKPNRELWRALETAGFSSLDYTSFHVPIPIAGPHIAGVAIK